A window of Corallococcus macrosporus DSM 14697 contains these coding sequences:
- a CDS encoding sulfatase-like hydrolase/transferase translates to MSEVASTMAAMASRRFEAARPYLSTALTWCVLHGLVALMYFGGALRVAVERLAPGLRPLLLAGSFAQALFLGLVAFVGTLPLAFLLGHRYRFALPILTAVGGVLLGLDALVLDSLGFHINGLVLAVALQPHALAETGLSSSEMALLAAAMVTTLTLDAAAGIWFLRRGFGPRRVARTVVMLTALCTAERLVSASLVFAHGGAVQHATTTLPLQAPVRMNTFLSRVTGKAPASGLRLGVSPEAGVPAASIDPGSVRFTRRPDIVVVLVESLRDDFFTPDVMPHMWRRAQRGTRFLRHHSAASSTDYSLFSMFFGLEAQRRDAVVGAGRAPLLFPALAHNGYQQSFLAASSVDWMGLKDTVFRDVKGGLRTDYTGRSHLRDAAMVRDALAVVEATPPETPLFLFVFFAGTHFDYDYPPRSEVFAPAWNGKGGLSTARVPPEHIKARAWNAAYEVDTKVDALLTRIEALRGKRPLILFTGDHGEEFREHGRVGHASDVTASQLHVPMVMFDEQLPVGQVDAVTGHIDVVSTLFDLLGDTHSPAVLGDGLPMTRPDPRRYLLTTVGWEARYALIGQELKVHFGAGRPGTLVTDLHDRPLPDGKERLAAEAPRILRRLRGSSDTALPETATATDLP, encoded by the coding sequence ATGTCCGAGGTCGCGTCCACCATGGCCGCCATGGCATCGCGGCGCTTCGAAGCCGCCCGGCCCTACCTGAGCACGGCGCTGACGTGGTGCGTGCTCCACGGGCTGGTGGCGCTGATGTACTTCGGAGGCGCGCTGCGCGTGGCCGTGGAGCGGCTGGCGCCTGGCCTGCGGCCGCTGCTGCTGGCGGGGAGCTTCGCCCAGGCCCTGTTCCTGGGGTTGGTGGCCTTCGTCGGCACCCTGCCCCTGGCGTTCCTGCTCGGTCACCGCTACCGCTTCGCGCTCCCCATCCTGACGGCGGTGGGGGGCGTGCTGCTCGGGTTGGACGCGCTGGTGCTCGATTCGCTGGGCTTCCACATCAACGGCCTCGTGCTGGCGGTGGCGCTCCAGCCGCACGCGCTGGCGGAGACGGGCCTGTCCTCCTCGGAGATGGCGCTGCTGGCCGCGGCCATGGTGACCACGCTCACCCTGGACGCGGCGGCGGGCATCTGGTTCCTGCGCCGGGGCTTCGGGCCTCGCCGGGTGGCGCGCACGGTGGTGATGCTCACGGCCCTCTGCACCGCCGAGCGGCTGGTCAGCGCGTCCCTCGTGTTCGCCCATGGCGGCGCCGTGCAGCACGCGACGACCACACTGCCCCTCCAGGCGCCGGTGCGGATGAACACCTTCCTCTCGCGCGTCACCGGCAAGGCGCCCGCGTCCGGCCTGCGACTGGGCGTGAGCCCCGAGGCCGGCGTGCCCGCCGCGAGCATCGACCCTGGCTCGGTGCGCTTCACCCGCCGGCCCGACATCGTCGTCGTCCTGGTGGAGAGCCTGCGGGATGACTTCTTCACCCCGGACGTGATGCCCCACATGTGGCGCCGGGCACAGCGCGGCACGCGCTTCCTACGCCACCACAGCGCGGCCAGCTCCACGGACTACTCGCTGTTCAGCATGTTCTTCGGGCTGGAGGCCCAGCGCCGCGACGCCGTGGTGGGCGCGGGCCGCGCGCCGCTCCTCTTCCCCGCGCTGGCCCACAACGGCTACCAGCAGTCCTTCCTCGCCGCGTCCTCCGTCGACTGGATGGGGCTCAAGGACACCGTCTTCCGTGACGTGAAGGGAGGCCTGCGCACGGACTACACGGGCCGCAGCCACCTGCGGGACGCCGCCATGGTCCGCGACGCGCTGGCCGTCGTGGAGGCGACGCCCCCGGAAACGCCCCTGTTCCTGTTCGTGTTCTTCGCCGGCACGCACTTCGACTACGACTACCCGCCGCGCTCCGAGGTCTTCGCGCCCGCGTGGAATGGCAAGGGTGGCCTCTCCACGGCGCGCGTGCCCCCGGAGCACATCAAGGCCCGGGCGTGGAACGCCGCCTACGAGGTGGACACCAAGGTGGACGCGCTGCTGACGCGCATCGAGGCCCTGCGCGGCAAGCGCCCGCTGATTCTCTTCACCGGCGACCATGGCGAGGAGTTCCGCGAGCACGGCCGCGTGGGCCACGCCAGCGACGTCACGGCCTCCCAGCTCCACGTGCCCATGGTGATGTTCGACGAGCAGCTCCCCGTGGGACAGGTCGACGCCGTCACCGGGCACATCGACGTGGTGTCCACCCTCTTCGACCTGCTGGGAGACACCCACAGCCCCGCGGTGCTGGGCGACGGGCTCCCGATGACGCGGCCGGACCCGCGGCGCTACCTCCTCACCACCGTGGGCTGGGAGGCGCGCTACGCGCTCATCGGCCAGGAGCTGAAGGTCCACTTCGGCGCGGGACGGCCCGGCACCCTCGTCACCGACCTGCACGACCGTCCCCTGCCGGATGGAAAGGAGCGCCTCGCCGCCGAAGCACCGCGCATCCTGCGCCGGCTGCGCGGCAGCTCGGACACGGCGCTGCCTGAGACAGCCACCGCCACGGACCTGCCCTGA